A single genomic interval of Acetobacteraceae bacterium harbors:
- a CDS encoding 5-formyltetrahydrofolate cyclo-ligase, with product MVVPPHSRADIATQKSALRAQMVRQRSAASFTDDDSRKLIEHLTAYLETRSESVIAGTWPLPGEIDLRPALTLLRKRGRQIVLPETTPGGQALKFREWTEATPMKTGRYGTSHPEGAYRDLALILVPLLAFDQRLYRLGYGGGYYDRTLESLKVHAVGFAASWQEVETVPRDGFDIPMNVIVTERGILSAL from the coding sequence ATGGTGGTTCCACCTCATTCGCGGGCTGACATCGCCACGCAGAAATCGGCGCTGCGTGCGCAGATGGTGCGGCAACGAAGCGCCGCGTCATTCACTGATGATGACAGCCGGAAACTAATCGAGCACCTCACCGCCTATCTCGAAACGCGATCGGAGTCGGTCATTGCCGGGACTTGGCCCTTACCGGGCGAAATTGACCTCCGGCCCGCATTGACTCTTTTGCGGAAGAGAGGCCGTCAAATCGTTCTTCCCGAGACAACGCCGGGCGGACAGGCTTTGAAATTTAGGGAATGGACGGAAGCGACGCCCATGAAGACGGGGCGTTACGGCACTTCCCATCCGGAAGGCGCCTATCGGGATCTCGCACTCATCCTCGTGCCCCTTCTGGCATTCGACCAACGCCTTTACCGATTGGGGTATGGAGGCGGCTATTACGACCGAACCCTTGAATCACTGAAGGTGCATGCTGTCGGTTTCGCCGCGTCGTGGCAGGAGGTTGAGACCGTGCCGCGCGACGGGTTCGATATTCCGATGAATGTCATCGTGACGGAACGCGGCATTTTATCAGCTTTGTAG
- a CDS encoding thiamine phosphate synthase, whose product MHDATIKTELYLAATSSFSSRDALSCFESVLDHYQPAAFRVDFDGETQIRQQVEAIRAPCLQNNVALMPKDWPEGVAALGCDGVHISNASGPIDMIRRRLSADTQLGVFCGGSRDAAMQAGEAGADYIAIDADQTDLAAWWMEMTELPLVCENIRTADEVEALTRLGVDFLLLRLDFNAPFATLCAQLAALGIQGR is encoded by the coding sequence ATGCATGACGCCACCATAAAGACGGAACTCTACCTGGCCGCTACCTCATCATTCTCAAGTCGCGACGCCTTGTCGTGCTTCGAGTCCGTTCTGGACCATTACCAACCCGCAGCGTTCCGCGTCGATTTTGACGGTGAGACGCAAATTCGACAGCAAGTTGAGGCCATTCGGGCACCTTGCCTGCAAAATAATGTTGCCTTGATGCCGAAAGACTGGCCTGAGGGCGTCGCGGCGCTCGGATGTGACGGGGTGCATATCAGCAACGCATCCGGCCCGATCGATATGATACGGAGGCGCCTCTCCGCTGACACGCAGCTTGGCGTTTTCTGTGGCGGAAGTCGCGACGCCGCCATGCAGGCTGGGGAGGCTGGCGCTGACTACATTGCCATCGACGCCGATCAGACGGATCTTGCCGCCTGGTGGATGGAAATGACGGAGTTACCGCTCGTATGCGAAAACATCAGAACGGCAGATGAGGTGGAGGCACTGACCAGGCTCGGCGTCGATTTCCTGCTTTTGCGGCTCGATTTCAATGCGCCATTTGCGACGTTGTGCGCTCAGCTTGCGGCGTTGGGGATACAGGGTCGATGA
- a CDS encoding cell division protein ZapA: protein MAQVTIQLNGYNYTVNCQDGEENHLRAMAAQIEKRIDRVRGLGTQGGEVRTLVLAALLMADEIFDLSQAKLPAGANEAIAQAEHLLRDAEMRNQRLKILTERAESIAETLEHP, encoded by the coding sequence ATGGCTCAGGTCACAATTCAACTCAACGGATATAATTACACAGTCAATTGTCAGGATGGTGAGGAAAATCACCTTCGGGCCATGGCAGCGCAGATTGAAAAACGCATTGACCGCGTGCGGGGCCTGGGCACGCAGGGTGGGGAGGTGCGCACGCTTGTGCTGGCGGCACTTTTGATGGCGGATGAGATATTTGATCTTTCTCAGGCCAAGCTCCCGGCAGGTGCAAATGAAGCGATCGCGCAGGCCGAGCATTTGTTGAGGGATGCAGAAATGCGCAATCAACGGTTAAAAATCCTGACTGAACGCGCAGAGTCCATTGCGGAGACTCTCGAACATCCCTAA
- a CDS encoding TIGR00282 family metallophosphoesterase yields the protein MRILFLGDIVGRSGRDVVMPNVPRLREKWTLDGVIVNGENVSHGFGLSTKIARDLFTAGVDVITLGNHAWDRRDLMREISQYPQIVRPLNYPPGTPGHGFYIFETGRGKRILVVNVMGRLFMNPLDDPFRAMDELLAKYRLMANVHAIIVDIHAETTSEKMAFGHHLDGRVSLVVGTHTHVPTADHRILSKGTAYQTDAGMCGDYDSVIGMMKAASLSRFTRGISTERLEPSTGEGSLCGVLVILDDATGLGSGVFPVRLGGTLESSIPQI from the coding sequence GTGCGTATTCTTTTCCTCGGCGATATTGTCGGGCGATCGGGCCGGGATGTCGTGATGCCCAATGTCCCGCGATTAAGGGAAAAATGGACGCTGGACGGCGTCATTGTGAATGGTGAAAACGTATCGCACGGATTCGGCTTGTCGACGAAAATAGCGCGAGATCTTTTCACGGCGGGTGTGGATGTGATCACGCTGGGCAATCATGCGTGGGACCGCCGTGACCTCATGCGGGAAATCAGCCAATACCCGCAGATTGTGCGGCCACTCAACTACCCTCCCGGCACGCCGGGGCATGGTTTCTATATTTTTGAGACCGGACGCGGCAAGCGCATTCTTGTGGTTAATGTCATGGGACGGCTTTTCATGAACCCACTTGATGATCCATTCCGCGCGATGGATGAGCTGCTGGCGAAATACCGCCTCATGGCCAATGTGCACGCCATCATCGTGGATATCCATGCTGAGACCACGAGTGAGAAGATGGCATTCGGGCATCACCTTGATGGACGCGTCTCGCTCGTCGTCGGGACGCATACGCATGTGCCGACAGCAGATCACCGTATTTTATCGAAGGGCACCGCTTATCAGACGGATGCCGGTATGTGCGGGGATTATGACAGCGTCATCGGGATGATGAAGGCGGCCTCCCTTTCCCGATTCACGCGCGGCATATCGACGGAACGGTTGGAGCCAAGTACGGGGGAAGGAAGTTTGTGCGGTGTTTTAGTTATTTTGGATGACGCAACCGGGCTGGGTTCCGGGGTTTTTCCCGTCCGTCTGGGTGGCACGCTGGAGAGCAGCATTCCACAAATCTGA